The Fragaria vesca subsp. vesca linkage group LG2, FraVesHawaii_1.0, whole genome shotgun sequence genome includes a window with the following:
- the LOC101300786 gene encoding capsanthin/capsorubin synthase, chromoplast-like, whose protein sequence is MMDTLVRLFPPPPPLLLPTKISQLFHASSPPCSFPKPHYTGKRFSRVQSSKYGNFLDLKPESTPEVLDFDLPRLDPSSRSRVDVIIIGTGPAGLRLAEQVSQYGIKVCCVDPSPLSMWPNNYGVWVDEFESLELESCLDKTWPMACVHIDDNKTKYLDRPYGRVSRKKLKKLLMERCLSNGVKFHKAKVWKIEHKEFESLIVCDDGNELKASLVVDASGFASSFIEYDKPRNHGYQIAHGILAEVEGHPFDLDKMVLMDWRDSHLGNEPYLRTGNSRFPAFLYAMPFDSNLVFLEETSLVSRPVLSYMEIKKRMVARLRHLGIRVKRILEVEKCVVPMGGPLPRIPQSVMAIGGTSGIVHPSTGYMVARTMALAPVLAEAIAECLGSTRMIRGKSLHERAWNGLWTTERRCVRQYYSFGMETLLKLDLNGSRRFFDAFFDLDPYYWQGFLSSRLSLRELALLSLSLFGHASFPSRFDIVSKCPVPFVKMISNLALETM, encoded by the coding sequence ATGATGGACACCCTCGTCAGATTGTTTCCACCACCACCACCACTGCTACTACCAACCAAGATCAGTCAACTCTTCCATGCATCCAGCCCTCCATGCTCTTTCCCCAAACCCCATTACACAGGAAAGAGATTTTCCAGAGTCCAAAGCAGCAAGTATGGGAATTTCCTGGACTTGAAACCAGAGTCAACACCTGAAGTGTTGGATTTTGATCTGCCCCGGTTGGACCCGAGTAGCCGGTCTCGAGTGGATGTGATCATCATCGGCACAGGGCCTGCTGGTCTTCGTTTAGCTGAGCAAGTGTCACAGTATGGCATCAAGGTATGTTGTGTTGATCCTTCACCTCTTTCTATGTGGCCAAATAACTATGGTGTATGGGTTGATGAGTTTGAGAGCTTGGAGCTTGAAAGTTGTTTAGACAAAACATGGCCTATGGCTTGTGTTCATATTGATGATAATAAGACCAAGTATTTAGACCGTCCTTATGGTCGGGTCAGTAGAAAGAAGCTCAAGAAATTGTTGATGGAGAGGTGTCTCTCCAATGGAGTCAAATTTCACAAGGCCAAGGTTTGGAAAATTGAGCACAAAGAGTTTGAGTCTTTGATTGTGTGTGATGATGGGAATGAGTTGAAGGCAAGCTTAGTTGTTGATGCTAGTGGTTTTGCAAGTAGTTTCATAGAGTATGATAAGCCAAGGAATCATGGGTATCAGATTGCTCATGGTATTTTGGCTGAAGTGGAAGGTCACCCCTTTGACTTGGATAAGATGGTTCTTATGGATTGGAGGGATTCTCATCTAGGGAATGAACCTTACTTGCGTACTGGTAATTCTAGGTTCCCTGCTTTTCTGTATGCAATGCCATTTGATTCCAACTTGGTATTTTTGGAAGAGACTTCACTGGTTAGTAGGCCGGTTTTATCTTACATGGAGATCAAGAAAAGAATGGTGGCAAGGCTAAGGCATTTGGGGATTCGAGTGAAGAGGATATTGGAGGTTGAGAAGTGTGTGGTTCCAATGGGAGGCCCGCTCCCTCGGATACCTCAAAGCGTTATGGCAATTGGAGGGACTTCTGGGATTGTCCACCCTTCAACTGGTTACATGGTGGCTCGGACAATGGCTCTAGCACCGGTACTAGCTGAGGCCATTGCAGAGTGCCTTGGTTCAACTCGAATGATCCGAGGGAAATCGCTTCATGAACGAGCGTGGAATGGTTTGTGGACAACTGAGAGGAGATGTGTAAGGCAATATTACTCTTTTGGGATGGAAACTTTGTTGAAGCTTGATCTTAATGGAAGTAGAAGGTTTTTTGATGCTTTCTTTGACTTGGATCCTTATTACTGGCAAGGATTCCTCTCCTCAAGGTTGTCTCTTAGAGAGCTTGCCTTGTTGAGTTTATCTCTGTTTGGCCATGCCTCATTTCCGTCTAGGTTCGATATTGTTTCCAAGTGTCCTGTGCCCTTTGTTAAAATGATCAGTAATCTAGCACTAGAAACCATGTAA
- the LOC101298867 gene encoding proline-rich receptor-like protein kinase PERK13-like → MRLFWWQQLPLLILIQILQPSRTSYKIYAEALLTFNSRVESPELSSGQTGKYPCLKQWTLLKYYKLQDPCVVSLSKFPGISSIPLRPSRVSLAPFAPRHFVTQSSINVQKEIHKPRNRRIAHIVDGDRSVPTLTPVQAAGDKKPKKKVAAIIGGVAAALLVVIVVILVYIYLMRVKRVVRRTSDTSSSTPSPHVEWTRGDTSPYAVALSPYDTHNLRQLTILELEQATSNFNENNIIGQGRFGLVYKGLLQDGTIVAIKRRLHAPTQYFFQEVKHIARVNHVHILRLIGYCQDSSQQLLVYDYLPNGNVGNHLYDAEGLPIGKLNLRQRLSVALGAAKGLAHLHSLVPPLLHMNFRTSNVLLDDNFTAKVSDYGLTRLLNKAPYTGSSSAIDCFLDPELDSLNKFSERGDVYSFGVFLLELISGCEANGRYQLNSGDNLVLQAKDCEDLERFVDKTLGEYSMQAATKQMMELALMCIDASEQRPHMKIVVQELERIQARETSHFQIEVDEEIGAIALEIGDALVIKGDRSKESQLVMLKNQLTV, encoded by the exons ATGCGCTTGTTCTGGTGGCAACAGTTGCCTCTGCTTATACTCATTCAGATTTTACAACCCAGCAGAACAAGTTACAAAATATATG CTGAAGCTTTACTGACTTTCAATAGCAGAGTTGAAAGTCCTGAACTCTCCAGTGGTCAGACTGGAAAATATCCATGTCTAAAACAATGGACATTACTGAAATATTATAAACTGCAAGACCCTTGTGTTGTTTCTCT CAGCAAATTTCCTGGTATCTCTTCAATTCCCCTGCGGCCTAGCAGAGTCAGCTTAGCACCATTTGCTCCAAGACATTTCGTGACACAGTCTTCAATCAATGTACAAAAAGAGATCCATAAACCCAGAAACAGAAGGATAGCACACATAGTTGATGGGGACAGAAGTGTTCCAACACTCACACCTGTACAAGCAGCTGGTGACAAGAAACCAAAAAAGAAAGTTGCAGCCATCATTGGTGGAGTTGCTGCTGCTTTGCTTGTGGTTATTGTAGTGATACTTGTTTACATCTATTTAATGCGTGTCAAAAGAGTGGTGAGGAGAACATCTGATACATCATCTTCTACACCATCCCCCCATG TTGAATGGACAAGAGGGGACACATCCCCCTACGCGGTTGCTCTATCTCCATATGACACACACAACTTGAGGCAACTGACAATATTGGAACTGGAGCAAGCTACTAGCAATTTCAATGAAAACAATATCATAGGCCAAGGCAGATTTGGTTTGGTCTACAAGGGATTACTCCAAGATGGAACTATTGTGGCTATCAAGAGACGCCTACATGCTCCAACTCAGTATTTCTTTCAAGAG GTGAAGCACATAGCTCGTGTGAACCACGTGCATATTCTCAGGCTCATTGGTTATTGTCAGGATTCAAGTCAACAGTTACTTGTCTATGACTATCTTCCAAATGGAAATGTCGGGAATCATCTATATG ATGCTGAAGGTTTACCTATTGGAAAGTTGAATTTACGGCAAAGGTTATCGGTTGCTTTGGGAGCAGCCAAAG GACTTGCACATCTTCATAGTTTGGTACCTCCCCTCCTGCACATGAATTTCAGGACAAGCAATGTTCTTTTGGATGATAACTTTACAGCCAAGGTGTCCGATTATGGACTAACCAGACTGCTCAATAAGGCTCCCTATACCGGATCATCTTCAGCCATAGACTGCTTTCTTGACCCAGA GTTAGATTCATTGAACAAATTTTCAGAAAGAGGTGATGTGTACAGTTTTGGTGTCTTCTTACTGGAATTGATCAGTGGATGTGAAGCAAATGGCAGATACCAGTTGAATTCGGGGGATAATCTCGTATTGCAG GCAAAGGATTGTGAGGATTTGGAGAGATTTGTTGATAAAACATTAGGAGAATATTCAATGCAAGCTGCAACAAAACAGATGATGGAGTTAGCATTGATGTGTATAGATGCTAGTGAACAAAGACCACACATGAAGATTGTTGTTCAAGAGCTCGAACGGATTCAAGCAAGAGAAACTAGCCATTTTCAAATTGAAGTTGATGAAGAAATAGGTGCT ATTGCACTTGAGATTGGTGATGCATTAGTGATCAAGGGAGATAGAAGCAAAGAGTCACAACTAGTTATGTTGAAGAACCAGCTCACAGTCTGA